The following are encoded in a window of Persicobacter psychrovividus genomic DNA:
- a CDS encoding cupin domain-containing protein, translating into MKKVQGNKFYVDQEQAWEDLGEGISRKIMGYDNAVMAVKMRYEENSMAIPHLHKHSQISHVSAGKFEVTIGEEVKTLSAGDSFYVPSNMLHAVVCIEQGELIDTFSPYRAEFLAEQ; encoded by the coding sequence ATGAAAAAAGTTCAGGGCAATAAATTTTATGTAGATCAAGAGCAGGCGTGGGAAGATTTGGGAGAAGGCATTTCTCGTAAAATAATGGGCTATGACAACGCCGTAATGGCCGTGAAAATGCGATACGAAGAAAACAGTATGGCCATTCCTCACCTTCATAAACATTCACAGATTTCGCATGTTTCGGCAGGCAAGTTTGAGGTAACCATAGGCGAAGAGGTGAAAACCCTTAGCGCAGGAGATTCCTTCTATGTACCTTCCAATATGCTTCATGCTGTGGTGTGTATTGAGCAGGGAGAACTGATTGACACTTTCTCCCCATACCGTGCGGAATTCTTAGCTGAACAATAA
- a CDS encoding efflux RND transporter periplasmic adaptor subunit — MKTYITKIKPALWLSFFVLASFCFWSCEEQKAAERPAQKVETVQLKKIAVPLIKEHVGQLFGVRDIPIRARVDGYLEGLHFQEGNLVKKGQLLYSIDPQPFKASEAAKNSQLSEAKIRAARAKKDLDRIEPLVKIKAISQSDYDAAKAEYDAAMASVSAARANLKISQLDVGYAEIHSPISGIIGRTEAKVGEYVGREPNPVILNSVSRTDTILVQFFLNEKEYLSVFRQLHQMDADTAIHSEDIGRKTEFELILADGSVFSHKGKFDFLDRQVNAATGSMLVQASFPNPTLFLRPGQFARVRTTVTSNKTALVIPQRAVTDFQGQKVVYTVTKDNKIVQKNIHTGFSYKDYYTVEDGLKEGEQVVFEGIQKVREGMTVNPTLIEFKSQVK, encoded by the coding sequence ATGAAAACCTACATTACCAAAATTAAACCAGCCCTCTGGCTTAGTTTTTTTGTGCTTGCGAGTTTTTGCTTTTGGAGCTGCGAGGAGCAAAAAGCTGCTGAGCGTCCTGCCCAAAAAGTAGAGACCGTTCAACTCAAGAAAATCGCCGTTCCTTTGATCAAAGAACACGTTGGACAACTCTTCGGCGTTCGTGATATTCCAATCCGTGCCCGGGTAGATGGCTACCTCGAAGGCCTGCATTTTCAGGAAGGTAACCTTGTCAAAAAGGGACAGTTATTATACTCTATCGATCCTCAGCCTTTCAAAGCCTCTGAGGCCGCCAAAAACTCTCAGCTTTCAGAAGCCAAGATTCGTGCTGCCCGTGCGAAAAAGGACCTTGACCGTATTGAGCCTTTGGTGAAAATTAAAGCCATTTCTCAGTCCGATTACGATGCTGCCAAAGCAGAATATGATGCCGCTATGGCGAGTGTTTCTGCTGCCCGCGCCAACCTGAAGATCTCTCAGCTCGATGTCGGTTATGCAGAAATTCATTCCCCGATCAGCGGAATTATTGGCCGTACAGAAGCCAAAGTGGGCGAGTACGTTGGGCGCGAACCCAACCCGGTGATTTTGAACAGTGTTTCACGCACCGATACCATTCTTGTGCAGTTCTTCCTGAATGAAAAGGAATACCTGTCTGTGTTCCGCCAGTTGCATCAAATGGATGCCGATACGGCGATTCATTCCGAGGACATTGGTCGTAAGACGGAATTTGAACTGATTCTTGCAGATGGCAGTGTTTTCAGCCATAAGGGAAAATTTGACTTTCTTGACCGTCAGGTGAATGCTGCCACAGGCTCCATGCTCGTGCAGGCGTCTTTCCCTAACCCCACCTTATTCCTTCGCCCGGGGCAGTTTGCCCGTGTTCGCACTACCGTTACCAGTAATAAAACCGCCCTGGTAATTCCTCAGCGTGCAGTAACGGATTTTCAGGGGCAGAAGGTCGTGTACACCGTTACGAAGGACAACAAAATTGTTCAGAAAAATATCCACACAGGGTTTAGTTACAAAGACTATTATACCGTGGAGGATGGCCTTAAAGAAGGCGAACAGGTCGTGTTTGAAGGGATTCAGAAAGTGCGTGAAGGCATGACCGTCAATCCGACATTAATCGAGTTTAAATCTCAAGTAAAATAA
- a CDS encoding efflux transporter outer membrane subunit: MKAIKPLILFLLVMMVAYGCKLRKPFEGTEMPMPSAFRFDAQQQPQDSVVNIGWWELFDDPQLDTLIATGLGNSYDVRIAVKRLEQAQKTVKIQNAEFLPKFSANGTATRGNSVSGLRFDQLGLGSVNNNFSITGNASWELDFWGKYQSLSEAAKAQYLASEYTLRNIQLQLVSNIAQNYFLLLQEKARLEIATATLNSRDSSLNILRQRFDRGLIPEIDVNQAEIQRAIAATSVPVFKRSVARQENLLSVLLGQAPGEIQVGKLLADQKAQMEIPTGLPSDLLQRRPDILATEQQVIAQHALVGAANANRLPSISLTGLIGGASNELTSLTAGGPLWSVGGGFTAPLFQWGQLKNQADIERLKRDESVLNYEATVLGAFREVEDALITISTLKEEIQARQDNVVAAANAEYLSRERYDKGMTSYLEYLEQQRQYFNARLEYAQTAQQLLSSYVELYKVLGGGWMSQEEQQAAEQAAQQEN, from the coding sequence ATGAAAGCGATAAAACCTCTAATTTTATTTCTTCTGGTGATGATGGTGGCTTATGGATGTAAGCTGCGGAAACCTTTTGAAGGAACGGAGATGCCGATGCCTTCGGCTTTCCGTTTCGATGCACAGCAACAGCCTCAGGATTCGGTGGTTAATATCGGCTGGTGGGAGCTCTTCGATGACCCTCAGCTCGATACCCTCATTGCTACCGGACTGGGCAACAGTTACGATGTGCGCATTGCCGTAAAACGACTGGAGCAGGCGCAGAAAACCGTCAAAATTCAGAATGCGGAATTTCTGCCTAAATTCAGCGCCAATGGTACTGCTACCCGCGGAAACAGCGTGAGCGGGCTGCGTTTTGACCAGCTCGGTTTGGGCTCGGTAAACAATAATTTCAGCATTACCGGCAACGCAAGCTGGGAGCTGGATTTCTGGGGGAAATACCAGAGCCTTTCTGAAGCCGCCAAGGCACAGTACCTGGCTTCGGAATATACCCTGAGAAATATTCAGTTGCAGCTGGTTTCCAATATTGCACAGAACTACTTCCTGCTGTTGCAGGAAAAAGCTCGCCTGGAGATTGCAACGGCCACCCTGAACTCCAGGGACAGCAGCCTGAACATCCTCCGTCAGCGTTTCGATCGTGGGCTAATCCCTGAGATTGATGTCAATCAGGCGGAAATTCAGCGGGCAATTGCAGCCACTTCGGTGCCCGTCTTCAAAAGAAGTGTGGCGCGCCAGGAAAACCTGTTGAGTGTCTTACTCGGACAGGCACCGGGCGAAATTCAGGTTGGGAAACTGCTGGCGGATCAAAAAGCCCAAATGGAAATCCCTACAGGATTGCCAAGCGACTTGCTTCAGCGACGCCCAGACATCCTGGCTACGGAGCAGCAGGTGATTGCGCAACATGCCCTGGTGGGGGCAGCCAATGCCAACCGACTGCCAAGCATCAGCCTTACAGGACTGATCGGCGGGGCAAGCAATGAACTGACTTCCCTGACTGCCGGAGGGCCGTTGTGGAGTGTTGGTGGTGGATTTACCGCGCCTTTATTCCAATGGGGGCAGCTGAAAAATCAGGCGGATATTGAAAGATTGAAGCGTGATGAATCTGTGCTGAACTACGAGGCGACAGTATTGGGAGCCTTCCGTGAAGTGGAGGATGCCCTGATCACGATCTCGACGCTGAAAGAAGAAATTCAGGCACGTCAGGACAATGTCGTGGCTGCGGCCAATGCGGAATACCTTTCGCGGGAGCGTTACGACAAAGGAATGACTTCCTATCTGGAGTATCTGGAGCAACAGCGACAGTATTTTAATGCCCGCCTTGAATACGCACAAACGGCACAGCAACTGCTTTCGAGCTATGTTGAGCTGTACAAAGTTTTGGGTGGAGGCTGGATGAGTCAGGAAGAGCAGCAAGCAGCAGAGCAGGCCGCTCAACAAGAGAACTAA
- a CDS encoding FISUMP domain-containing protein, translating to MKIISINRLFAFLMASLFMVACSSETTEPDPIPEPPIEEPVEKITPSLHLELVEDYVRSTYPADNEQADLFTESDVVQFELHFEVEEGKEYAEMDDPQLFVTMGEEEKEIALTKEGDHYISAEITDLFKDQMLEVFALRAVAESTDANATEQETTTDAQIEIGKFGSMTLDTFGEYTDNHIYKTVKIGEQIWMAENLKMETETHDGIVYEDGDNGFAEIVNYAEAYGHAYHYDNDVVPLMTALKGTNWQVPTADQARKMFEALGGIAEEPGYWASNYPNIANDVLIDDEKYWAFESPFEGNNSSGLGLKGNGRSGIGHIPNRIQIYSLYQRLTIHLQQVNSEPRSIRAEENTIRVLGNASNNGGIRLIKE from the coding sequence ATGAAAATCATCTCAATCAACCGACTATTTGCCTTCCTCATGGCATCACTTTTTATGGTGGCCTGCTCAAGCGAAACCACTGAGCCAGATCCTATTCCAGAGCCACCAATTGAAGAGCCCGTAGAAAAAATCACCCCAAGCCTGCACTTGGAACTGGTCGAAGATTACGTCCGTTCTACCTATCCTGCTGATAATGAGCAAGCCGATTTGTTCACCGAAAGCGATGTGGTACAATTCGAATTGCACTTCGAGGTGGAAGAGGGCAAAGAATATGCAGAAATGGACGATCCTCAATTGTTTGTGACCATGGGCGAGGAAGAAAAAGAAATTGCCCTGACCAAGGAGGGCGACCACTATATTTCTGCGGAGATCACCGACTTGTTCAAAGACCAAATGTTGGAAGTATTTGCCTTGCGTGCCGTAGCGGAAAGCACCGATGCCAACGCCACCGAGCAGGAAACCACCACCGATGCCCAAATCGAGATTGGAAAATTCGGCTCCATGACCCTCGATACCTTCGGGGAATATACCGATAACCACATCTACAAAACCGTGAAAATCGGTGAGCAAATCTGGATGGCGGAGAATTTGAAGATGGAGACGGAAACGCATGATGGAATAGTATATGAAGACGGAGACAATGGTTTTGCTGAAATAGTCAATTATGCCGAGGCATATGGACATGCTTATCATTATGACAATGACGTTGTGCCTCTGATGACGGCACTTAAAGGAACTAATTGGCAAGTACCAACTGCTGATCAAGCACGAAAAATGTTTGAAGCATTAGGCGGAATAGCAGAAGAGCCTGGTTATTGGGCAAGCAATTATCCAAATATAGCCAATGATGTATTGATTGATGATGAAAAGTATTGGGCTTTTGAAAGCCCTTTTGAAGGTAATAATTCTTCTGGTCTTGGCTTAAAAGGCAATGGAAGATCGGGTATAGGACACATTCCAAACCGTATTCAAATATATTCGCTTTATCAGCGTTTAACCATTCATTTACAACAAGTTAATTCAGAGCCTCGATCTATACGTGCAGAAGAAAATACAATTAGGGTATTAGGAAATGCTTCAAATAATGGTGGGATCAGGTTAATAAAAGAATAA
- a CDS encoding TlpA disulfide reductase family protein, with protein sequence MKKTYFIILLGVMFLAQACQSNENSPWSVLLHLPKLPVKQAYLFKMDINRHQSLIDSAQITDGSVSFENTNASPRLSSYFVGFDRQSKGGVPFMIRNGNEMVIRVKGQFKNEYSGTSFSNEYNHYMATKQQEVDAMLGVMDLMNDTTLTQPEKDAGLKKIQEESKHREGQKVEVIGKISDAELSAALALEEVLTASVLDRGNFENYAAVLSDQAMATDYGHRLKEIIDFFPAYELNYNAGEEGFAAIEKGYQQLDEQNKQSEFGKALALKLKKLQALKIGNVPPALNAKTVDGKAFNLKQVKGKLILLDFWASWCGPCRLANPLYRKLYQQYHAKGFEIVSYSLDTDRGKWEKAIQKDQLNWTNVSNLKKQAEDVNLSNYQVSAIPANLLIQDGKIVGRNLYEAELSQFVQEHMKH encoded by the coding sequence ATGAAAAAAACCTACTTCATAATCCTGTTGGGGGTCATGTTTCTGGCGCAAGCTTGCCAATCTAATGAGAACAGTCCTTGGTCTGTTTTATTGCACCTGCCCAAGCTTCCCGTGAAGCAGGCTTACTTGTTCAAAATGGACATTAACCGTCATCAGAGTTTGATCGATTCCGCACAAATTACCGATGGCTCCGTATCTTTCGAAAATACGAATGCTTCACCGCGGTTATCTTCCTATTTTGTGGGCTTCGACCGCCAATCCAAAGGTGGGGTACCCTTTATGATCCGTAATGGTAATGAGATGGTCATCAGGGTGAAAGGTCAATTCAAAAATGAATATTCTGGCACCTCTTTCAGTAATGAATACAACCATTATATGGCGACCAAGCAGCAGGAGGTTGATGCCATGCTTGGTGTAATGGACCTGATGAACGACACCACACTGACGCAACCAGAAAAGGATGCTGGCCTCAAAAAAATACAGGAGGAGAGCAAACACCGCGAAGGTCAAAAGGTAGAGGTCATTGGGAAAATATCGGATGCTGAACTCAGTGCGGCACTGGCCTTGGAAGAAGTGCTGACCGCAAGTGTCCTCGATCGTGGAAACTTCGAAAATTATGCCGCAGTATTGTCAGATCAGGCGATGGCTACCGATTACGGGCATCGGCTGAAAGAAATTATAGATTTTTTCCCCGCATATGAGCTGAACTATAATGCAGGCGAAGAAGGCTTCGCAGCCATAGAAAAGGGGTATCAACAACTCGATGAGCAGAACAAGCAGTCGGAATTTGGCAAGGCCTTAGCCCTTAAACTGAAAAAATTGCAGGCATTGAAGATCGGAAATGTACCACCAGCCTTGAATGCAAAAACCGTTGACGGGAAGGCGTTTAATTTGAAGCAGGTCAAAGGGAAATTGATTTTACTTGACTTCTGGGCTTCCTGGTGTGGCCCCTGCCGTTTGGCCAATCCACTGTACCGAAAACTGTATCAGCAGTACCATGCGAAAGGGTTTGAGATCGTCAGTTATTCTTTGGATACCGACCGCGGGAAATGGGAAAAAGCCATTCAAAAAGATCAGCTGAACTGGACGAACGTTTCTAACCTGAAAAAGCAGGCTGAAGATGTTAATCTGAGTAACTATCAGGTTTCGGCAATCCCTGCCAACTTACTGATTCAGGACGGGAAAATTGTCGGCAGAAATTTGTATGAAGCTGAGCTTTCTCAGTTTGTTCAAGAACACATGAAACACTAA
- a CDS encoding multidrug efflux RND transporter permease subunit, whose amino-acid sequence MNLKEQHFFVKRPVMAMVIAIIIVVVGLVSMQGLPVEQYPNLTPPIVQVRATYTGANALSVENSVAAPLEQQINGVDNMIYMKSTNSNDGTMSIDVSFDVGTDPDLNTVFTQNRVSAATAKLPEDVKRYGVTTEKSLPNILMLITLHSDGDRYDQQFLGNYALINIKDELARIKGIGRVNILGASDYSMRIWVKPDLLAKMGISIPELTNAIRSQNIIVPGGKFGAEPAPAGTEFTYTVRLPDRLQTEEEFGDIVVRTNPDGSEVRIKDVARVELGVETYSSFTRLNGSPAGIIALYQAPGSNAVTLAEQVNATMDKLSERYPTGMKHTVSLDTTKPITAGIDEIIETLIIALLLVVLVVYIFIQDWRATLIPTIAIPVSLVGAFILFPMLGFTINVLSLLGLVLAIGIVVDDAIVVVETVQVNMENGMDAKTATSQAMKEVTAPVIATTLVLVAVFIPVAGMAGITGRLYQQFAITVAVSVLFSSVNALTLSPALCSVLLKKPEKVKGPLGKFFDKFNVAFDKSTEGYTSFTRIIGRKIKRGVVFIGISVIAAGIFGKMVPGGFIPEEDMGYFFVNMQLPNAASLQRSDVVAKKVEQIVAQVPEVEMVTTATGFSLLSGSMSSNAGFMFVTLKDWDQRERTAAEVVRHVNGLLMSQIIEGQVFAFGPPAIPGLGNGSGFSVMLQDRMGNTPEFLAAQSMKFIQALNARPEIASAFTTYQAAVPQKYVDIDTDKILKTGVALEDVYSTFGAFLGGAYVNDFNRFGRLYKAYIQAEPEYRNNQEGLEMFYVKNKHGDQVPLSTLVTVKEITGPEFTYRFNLYRSVEITGSPAPGFTSSEALAVVEEVAKEVLSDDMQLAWNGMSYQEKQASGSLMGVFAFSLLFVFLILAAQYESWTLPMSILLGTPFAVFGALFLLWFARLFSGSYENNVFAQISLVMLIAMAAKNAILIVEFAKLKFDEGLSLYDAAMESARLRFRPILMTAFSFILGILPLILASGAGAESRKVMGMTLLGGMTFATVLGVFFYPMLFILIGRLGKYEEKRDAKNNKLSAPES is encoded by the coding sequence ATGAATTTGAAGGAACAGCATTTCTTCGTAAAGCGACCGGTAATGGCGATGGTGATCGCCATCATCATTGTCGTGGTTGGCCTTGTTTCTATGCAAGGGCTGCCCGTTGAGCAGTACCCCAACCTGACCCCTCCGATTGTGCAGGTACGAGCAACTTACACTGGTGCCAATGCGCTGAGTGTGGAGAACTCGGTGGCTGCACCACTGGAGCAGCAGATCAATGGGGTAGATAATATGATCTACATGAAATCGACCAACTCCAATGATGGAACCATGTCGATTGACGTCTCTTTTGATGTCGGTACAGATCCCGACCTGAACACCGTATTTACCCAAAACCGTGTTTCCGCAGCCACCGCAAAATTGCCCGAGGATGTGAAGCGTTACGGGGTAACCACTGAAAAATCTTTGCCGAATATTCTGATGTTGATCACCCTGCATTCAGACGGTGACCGTTATGATCAGCAATTTTTGGGTAACTATGCCCTGATCAATATTAAAGATGAGCTGGCCCGAATTAAAGGGATTGGCCGTGTGAACATTCTTGGTGCCTCGGATTACTCGATGAGAATCTGGGTAAAGCCTGATTTGCTGGCCAAAATGGGGATCAGTATTCCTGAGCTTACCAACGCCATCCGCTCGCAGAACATCATTGTGCCCGGTGGTAAATTTGGTGCCGAGCCTGCTCCTGCAGGTACGGAATTCACCTATACTGTCCGCCTGCCAGACCGTCTGCAAACCGAAGAAGAGTTTGGTGATATTGTAGTGCGGACCAACCCAGATGGCAGTGAAGTACGCATTAAGGATGTGGCAAGAGTGGAACTCGGCGTAGAAACCTACTCCTCTTTCACCCGACTTAATGGATCGCCTGCCGGAATTATCGCCCTTTATCAGGCGCCGGGCTCCAATGCCGTAACTTTGGCTGAACAGGTAAATGCTACTATGGACAAGCTCTCTGAGCGCTATCCAACGGGCATGAAACACACCGTTTCACTGGATACCACCAAGCCAATTACAGCAGGTATTGATGAGATTATCGAAACCCTGATTATCGCCTTGCTATTGGTGGTATTGGTGGTGTATATCTTTATTCAGGACTGGCGTGCTACCCTGATCCCGACCATTGCCATTCCGGTATCGTTGGTAGGGGCATTTATTCTTTTCCCAATGTTGGGCTTCACGATCAACGTATTGTCGTTGCTCGGACTGGTGCTTGCCATTGGTATTGTGGTGGATGATGCCATTGTGGTGGTCGAGACCGTGCAGGTAAACATGGAAAATGGTATGGATGCCAAAACAGCCACCAGCCAGGCCATGAAAGAAGTAACCGCTCCTGTGATTGCCACCACCCTCGTGTTGGTTGCCGTATTTATTCCCGTAGCGGGCATGGCAGGTATTACCGGCCGACTGTACCAGCAGTTTGCCATTACCGTAGCCGTTTCGGTATTGTTTTCTTCTGTAAACGCCCTGACCCTCAGCCCCGCTTTGTGTTCAGTATTATTGAAGAAGCCAGAAAAAGTCAAGGGACCTCTCGGGAAATTTTTCGATAAATTCAATGTCGCATTTGATAAATCTACCGAAGGGTATACCTCTTTTACAAGAATCATCGGCCGCAAAATCAAGCGTGGGGTGGTCTTTATTGGCATCAGTGTGATTGCAGCAGGAATTTTCGGCAAGATGGTACCCGGCGGATTTATCCCTGAAGAAGATATGGGCTATTTCTTCGTCAATATGCAGCTGCCCAATGCCGCCTCCTTGCAGCGTTCAGATGTTGTCGCCAAAAAAGTGGAACAAATTGTGGCGCAAGTGCCGGAAGTAGAAATGGTGACCACCGCCACGGGATTCTCCCTGCTGTCGGGCTCCATGTCTTCCAATGCCGGTTTCATGTTCGTTACCCTCAAAGACTGGGATCAGCGTGAGCGCACAGCGGCAGAGGTTGTCCGCCATGTTAATGGTTTGCTGATGTCACAGATTATCGAGGGGCAGGTCTTTGCCTTCGGTCCGCCGGCCATTCCTGGTCTGGGTAACGGTTCCGGTTTCTCGGTGATGTTGCAGGACCGTATGGGGAATACGCCCGAATTCCTGGCCGCACAGTCCATGAAGTTCATTCAGGCACTGAATGCCCGTCCGGAAATTGCTTCGGCCTTTACCACTTATCAGGCGGCCGTTCCTCAGAAATATGTCGATATTGATACCGATAAAATCCTGAAAACAGGGGTAGCCCTTGAGGATGTCTACAGTACCTTCGGGGCCTTTCTCGGTGGTGCTTATGTGAATGACTTCAACCGTTTCGGGCGACTCTATAAAGCTTATATTCAGGCCGAGCCCGAGTATAGGAATAATCAGGAAGGGCTGGAGATGTTTTATGTCAAAAATAAGCATGGCGATCAGGTGCCACTTTCAACCCTCGTGACTGTCAAGGAGATCACAGGGCCAGAGTTTACCTATCGATTCAACCTTTACCGATCAGTAGAAATTACCGGTTCTCCGGCACCTGGCTTTACTTCTTCGGAAGCTTTGGCAGTGGTGGAGGAAGTGGCAAAAGAAGTGCTTTCTGATGATATGCAGCTGGCATGGAACGGGATGTCGTATCAGGAAAAACAGGCTTCAGGGTCGCTGATGGGCGTATTCGCCTTTTCATTGCTCTTTGTATTCCTGATTCTGGCGGCACAGTATGAAAGCTGGACCCTGCCGATGAGTATTTTGCTCGGAACGCCATTTGCCGTATTTGGCGCCCTGTTCTTGCTGTGGTTTGCCCGACTATTTTCTGGCTCCTACGAGAACAACGTCTTTGCGCAGATTTCCCTGGTGATGCTGATTGCCATGGCCGCAAAAAATGCCATTCTGATCGTCGAGTTTGCCAAGCTGAAGTTTGACGAAGGGCTCAGCCTTTACGATGCCGCAATGGAATCGGCAAGGTTGCGTTTCCGTCCAATCCTGATGACTGCCTTCTCGTTTATCCTCGGTATTTTGCCATTGATATTGGCATCCGGGGCAGGGGCAGAATCCCGGAAAGTAATGGGCATGACCCTGCTCGGCGGAATGACCTTCGCTACGGTGCTTGGGGTATTTTTCTACCCGATGCTCTTTATCCTTATTGGCCGACTCGGGAAATATGAGGAAAAGCGCGATGCGAAAAACAATAAACTTTCAGCCCCTGAATCTTAA